The Vibrio sp. STUT-A11 region AACAAGGTAATGCCTTTTGTCATCCCGTGCAGTTGGAAATAACCATTGCCATATGGCGTCAGCTGTGCCATTCCTTTGTCAGTACCGCGAGGGCCATGAAAAATGACCTCTGGCCATTGCTGATCACACGCTTGCCACTGAGTGATATAAGCGGCTTTAAACTCAACTAATCGGTCACGTTTCGCTCCAACAGCATTATCAACAGAACCGGTTTCAAAACCACAAGCATTCACCAGATAGTCACAAGTTAACTCATAATCCGACCCATTTTGCTGATAGTTCAATTGCCAGTGATCGCCCGCCCACTCAGCTCGTTTAAGTTCAGCTTGTGTGAGAACATCAGCATTAGGTAATTGCTCTAAGGTAAGAGATGCAATTGCAGCCAGCCTGAACACACTCCAACCATATTCCTGGACAGAGACAACCGGATATTTTAACGCCTCTAAATCTGCGTGTTGAGCGAATGGGATAGTCCAGTCATCGAAGCTAACTGGCTTAGCTGGTTGAATACGCTTAGAAAGTTCAATTAAGTCTTGTTTTGAATACAATTTGTAGTATTCATCTGGCTCGCCAAGTACCCTATTGGACTCATCCGTATCCACTAATGTTCGATAAGCGCTTTTGATCACCTCAAGACGCGGGATAAGAGTCGATGGGTCGCCACCATCAGAATGTGGTACTGCAATAATGGTTGGGCGAATATTCAGTGAGAGTGGATATAGCCGAACCGTATCAATCGATTGAGAAAGCAAGTCTAGACACTGTTGCTCAGAGATCTCTCGATACAAGTTGCCACCTGCGTGCAGATGACAGATAGGTGGTCCATTCACTAAGGACGCACCCTTTTCAATCACGGATACTTTAAACCCTAGCTCTGCAAAATGAATGGCGGCTGTAGATCCGGCGACTCCGCCACCAACAACAACGATGTGTTTTTCTTTATAACTTGGAAACTCAGACTTCATTGCTTCACTGAATATTTTATAAGGGAAATTCTTTACTAGTGGTTAATTCTACTCGTCTTTGAGCATGATTAAAATCACAAAAAGTTCATGGGTTTGCATAGTACTCAAAACCCGTTTTTAAAAAGGAAAAAAGTGCGAAAAAATGCTTGACTGCGTTCTTTGTAAAAGCAATTTTTAGCTAGATGTGAATAAGATATTTACCACAACACCCACGGCGTAAAGCCTGCCGAAATACCTTACTTTTTGTACTCTTCAGTTATCCCAAAAGTTATCCACTGTTTTTGTGGATAACTACAATAAAAGTGTAATGGATGAGTTATCACTGTATTAGTGCTTGAGCAACTAAGTGTTTATTGGTGTTAGCAATCTTTTCAGTAAACTCATGACTACCAATGCTAACGTCACGAAGGTTGCCAGCGGTAAAGCTATCCACAGTTCTGGGTGTATCTGGGCATTGAGTTCAAGCCCATACGTCATCACTGCAGCAACACAAAGTTCCGCGGCAAAGACAGCCACACTACTCGCGATTAACGCCATGATCCCATACTCAGCCCACAACGTCGTACTGATGCGTTTTTTGCTCGATCCTAACGTTCGATACAAACGAATTTCCTGCTGCCGCTGTGATAAACTCAAACGCAGCAAGGTGAAAATCAGTAGTAAACCCGCCACTACGCCCAGTAAAGCGAGAATGGTAATTGCAGAAACGATTTGTTCGATCAATGCTTGAATTTTTTCCCCCATCGTACGGATATCCAAAACAGATACCGTCGGGTGCGAACGAGACATTGATGTTAGTAGCGCTTGGTTGTCTTCAGTAATTCGATAACTGATGAGATATGAGCCAGGCAAACTTTCCATCACATCGGAAGAGAATATGAAATAGAAGTTAGGCTTCATATCTCTCCATTCTACATGTCGTATCGTGTCCACGGTTACATCAAAGTTTTGGCTGTTGATAACAAAGCGTAATTTGTCACCTAACTCAAGACCAAGCTCATTTGCCACTTCAGCTTCGACTGAAACACTCGCCTTATTTGTCCACTTCCCTGCAAGTACTTCATTATATTCGGGCAAGTTATCTCCCCAAGTAAGATTGAGTTCTCGCCGGATCGCATCAGACTCTTCTCC contains the following coding sequences:
- a CDS encoding FAD-dependent oxidoreductase — protein: MKSEFPSYKEKHIVVVGGGVAGSTAAIHFAELGFKVSVIEKGASLVNGPPICHLHAGGNLYREISEQQCLDLLSQSIDTVRLYPLSLNIRPTIIAVPHSDGGDPSTLIPRLEVIKSAYRTLVDTDESNRVLGEPDEYYKLYSKQDLIELSKRIQPAKPVSFDDWTIPFAQHADLEALKYPVVSVQEYGWSVFRLAAIASLTLEQLPNADVLTQAELKRAEWAGDHWQLNYQQNGSDYELTCDYLVNACGFETGSVDNAVGAKRDRLVEFKAAYITQWQACDQQWPEVIFHGPRGTDKGMAQLTPYGNGYFQLHGMTKGITLFDDGLVASTSTSAQPELPNLLLSKIRQGWQEKALEARTNSAIQHMAQFIPAYHSAVKGGKALFGAQQIPGMDPVLRAADVTFEQNNYARIEIVKASSTLLAAQKILQHWFDIEPQQDVELQHPVAIHWSEQDVEQYAIQLTQERGYPKSLAERYGM